Below is a genomic region from Deltaproteobacteria bacterium.
AGCCTGCGCAAGCGGGCGAAGAAGCGCTGAAATTGTGCACCGCAACAAATTTCGCTTGACGGATTCGTCGGGGTGGCTACCTTCTCGCGGCTGTAAGCCAACCCGCGGCCGCGCGCCGCACGGAGAAATCCCATGAGCGAGAAGAACGTGAACGTGGCTGGTCCGATGGCCGATGCGTGGAAGAAGGGCGTCGAGGAGAACATGGCCCGCGTGCAGGCCGGCTTCGAGGAGCTGGCCAAGCTGGAGCAGATGGCCACCGAGCAGACCCGGGTGCTGCTGAACGACATCGCCCGCCTGCAGCAGGAAGGCCTGACCTGGGCCACCAAGGTGAACGCCGAGTGGCGCAAGGTGGGCATGGACGCCTTCCGCAAGAGCGCCGAGCTCTTCACCCCCAAGGCCTAAGACCATGAGCGACGCCGCCATGCCGAGGACGGATGCAGGCACTTCGGGTGGGCCGCCCTCGCTTGGCGGCGCGCCGTGGAAGCCGGGGATGCCCGTCACCCCGAAGGACGTGATCTGGCGCGACGGGATCGCGCAGCTCTACCGGTTCCGCCCCGCGGTGGGCGCGCCGCGCGACGCGAAGGCGCTGCCGGTGCTGCTGGTGCCGTCGATCATCAACCGCTGGTACGTGCTCGACCTGCGCCCCACCGCGACGCTCGCGGGCGCGCTGGTGAAGGCCGGGCTCGACGTCTACTGCCTGGATTGGGGCGCGCCCGAGGACGAGGACCGCTTCCTGAACTGGGACGATCTGCAGGCTCGCCTGGGCCGCGCCGTCCGCAAGACCCTTCGCGACGCGGGCACCAAGAAGCTGAGCATGCTCGGCTACTGCATGGGTGCCACGTTGGCCAGCATCTACGCTGCGCTGCACAACGAAGAGATCGGCGGCCTGGTGAACCTGGCCGGGCCGATCGACTTCTCGCAGGGTGGCTTCCTGGCGCACATGACCGACAAGCGCTGGTTCGATCCCGAGGCCATCGCCTCCGCCGGCAACATGGGCGCTGCGCAGATGCAGGCGGGCTTCGCCGCGCTGCGGCCCACGCTCAACGTGGCCAAGTGGGTGGGCTGGCTGGACCGCGCCCACCTCCCCGAGGCGCGGGAGAGCTTCGACGCGCTGGAGAGCTGGTCGGGCGACAACATCGCGTTCCCGGCCGCGGCGTACGCGACGTACATCCGCGAGCTGTACCAGGAGAACCGGCTCGTCCGCGGCGAGCACTTTGTTGCGGGGCAGCGTGTGTCGCTGGGGAAGATCACCTGCCCGATTCTGACCGTCGTGGCCGAGAAGGACACCATCTGCCCGCCGCCTGCAGCCAAGGCCCTCAACGAGCACTCCGGCTCCAGCGACGCCCAGGTGCTCGCCGTGCCCGGGGGCCACGTGGGCGCCGTGGTGGGAGGGAAGGCCGCGACGCTGCTATACCCCGCGCTCGCCCGCTGGTTCGGGGCCCGAACGCGATCTGCTTTGCGCAACGCGAAATCCCAACTGTGAGTCTCGAGGAGAACCGCACATGCAACTCAAGGATCTGAAGATCATCGTCACTGGCGCTGCCCGCGGCATGGGCGCGCACTTCGCCAAGCGGCTCGCCGAGGCCGGAGCCAAGGTCGCCGCCGGCGACGTGGCCGAGGACGCGCTCAAGGAGCTCGCGCCCCACGGCATCAAGACCCGCAAGCTCGACGTGAGCAACGAGGCCGACGTCGAGGCCTTCGTGGCCTGGGCCCACCAGGAGCTCGGCGGCCTCAACGGCCTCATCAACAACGCGGGCATCCTCCGCGACGGCCTGCTGGTGAAGAAGGACAAGACCACCGGCGAGATCAAGAAGCTCTCCACCGCCGACTGGAACGCGGTCATCGGCGTAAACCTCTCCGGCGCCACGTTCATGGTGCGCGAGACGGTGGCCAAGATGGCGGCGAGCGGTGAGAAGGGCGTCATCGTGAACATGAGCTCGGTGGCGCGGCACGGAAACCGCGGCCAGTCGAACTACGTATCGGCGAAGGCGGCGCTCGCGGCCAACACCCTCACCTGGGCGCGCGAGTTCGCGCCGTTCGGCATCCGCGTGGGCGCCATCGCCCCGGGCATGATCGAGACGCCCATGACCCAGGGCATGAACCAGAAGGCCCGCGACGCCCTGGTGGCCAACGTGCCCGTGGGCCGCATCGGCGTGCCCGAGGACATCTGGCTGGCGGTGAAGTTCGTGCTCGAGTGCGACTACTTCGACGGCCGCACCATCGACGTGGACGGCGGCCTCGCAATGTAACGAAGTCGTTACGTAACGAGTCTGTTACGTCAGGAGCCCGTTCGTCCCGCGTTGGGATGGGCGGGCTTCGTCATTGCTGGCTGAGATCGAACCGTTCGAAGCAGCGCCCGAGGAAGAGCACCCCGAACGCCGCCTCGACGAGCAGCACCAGCGCGCCCGCGGCCGCACCCAGCACCACCGCGAGCGGTCCCCAGCCCGCGCCCAGCGCCACGAGCGCGAACACACCCGCGCCCACCACGCCCGCCGGAATCAGACCCAGCGCGGCGGCGAGCAGGGTGCCGATGAGCGTGAGCATGCGCTGGCCCATGGCCTCGATGCCGCGCGGCCCCTGCACGCCCGACTGCACCCAGCCGGGAAACAACAGCACGCCTGCGTTCTGCACGATCACCAGGCAGAGGTTCACCGGCGGCAGCAGGAGCGCGAGCCCGAGCGCGGTGCCGGCGCGGCCGGCGAAGGCGAGCGTCGACGCGGGGATGATGAGCGTGGCGCCGAGCAGGCAGCACCACTGCGCCGCGGCCACGACGGTCGCCGGCGCGAGCACCTCGCCGGCGGCCACTTGCCAGCCGCGCAAGGGCAGGGTGCGGAGCATGTCGATGTTGGGCAGGTCGAGGCGGAAGTCGAGGCGGTACACCTGGGTGCCGAAGAGCGTGAAGTAGCCCGCGAGGATCACCAGACACCCGGCCGCAATGACGCGGCGCTCATCTCCCGTCGCCATCAGCACCGGAACCATCGCCAGCGCGAAGAGGATCGCGAAGGCGATGCCCATACGCAGCGAGAGCAGCCGCACGCCCGCGGTGAGGTTCTTCCAGAGCAGCGCGACGATCGGGCTACCCGAGGCAGAGAGCCGCCAGGGCGCCTTGGCCGCGCGGAGCGGGAGCTGGCCGCGTCGCCTCGCCTCGAGGCGCTTACCGCGGCGCTCGGCGGCGGCGATCGAGGCTTCTTGAAAGTTCGCGTCGGTCGTAAGCGCCCACGTGTAGTGCGCGCCCAGCGAGAGCAGCGCGAACGCGAGCGACAGCGGCAGCGTGCTCCCCGGTAACGCGAGCGCGACCTCCAACGCCGGCCGGATTGGCGCGGAGACCCAGCGCAGCGGGCCCGCACCGAACGCGTCGAGGAACCAGGTCTGCACCTCGGGCGCGGTGCTTGGGAAAGGCACGCGGTAGATCGTGTAGCCCATGGCGCCCACGATGGCCGCGGGCACGAGCAGCGCCAGGAGCCGCCTCGCGCCGCCGGCCACGCCGTGCTCGAGCAAGCTCCCGCGCGTGAGCGACGCGGAGATGTTGTGCAAGCCGAGCGTGGCCACGCCCATCCACGCGCCGATGAAGAAGCGCACGTTGGGCGCGCCGATGCGATGGCCCAGGCCCCAGGTCAGGAACAGCGCGGTGAACGCCGAGAAGAAGAGCGTGCGCGCGAGCTTGTAGTGCACGAGCGCGCGGCGCGTGAGCGGCGCGGGAAACAGGAACTGAATCTCCGCTTCGCTGAAGGTGAGGCTGGCCTCGTCGCCGCCGAAGGTCCAGGTCCAGAGCACGATGAGAAGGAAGAGCGCGAGCATGCCCGCGCCGAGCACGGTGCTCTCCACGCTCAGCGCGAGCCCGTGCGTGGGCCGCATGCCGTGCCGCGCGAAGATGCTCCAGAGGTAGAAGAAGCCCATCGCCGACGCCGCCAGGTAGCGCGGCTGGCGCAGCCGCTGGAGCTGGCGGCGCAAGAGGTTGCGCAGCGTCGCGGTGGTGATGAACATCAGCACCGCCACGGCCTTCATGCGGCGCCGTCCTTCGCGGTGATGCGGATGAAGAGCTCCTCGAGCGACGCGCCTTCGCCGGCCTGTTCGCCCAGCCGCGCGCGGATCTCCTCGAGCGTGCCCAGCACCACCAGCTTGCCGTTGGCGATGATCAGGATCCGGTGGCAGAGCTCCTCGACCAGGTGCAGCAGGTGCGAGCTCAGCACGATCGACGTGCCCTCTTCGCTGCGCTTCTTGAGGCTCTGCTTCATCTTGCGGATGCCGAGCGGGTCCAGGCCCGTGAGCGGCTCATCGAGCAACACCAGGCGCGGCGAGTGCAGGAAGCCGCAGGCAATCGTCAGCTTCTGCTTCATGCCGCGCGAGAGCTCGCCGGGGAGCACGTTCTGCTTCTCGCGCAGCTCGAGCTCCTCGAGCAGCGAGTCCGCGTGCGCTTCCCAATCCGCGACGCCGTACAGCCGCGCGACCAGGTTCAGGTGCTCGCGGACGGTGAGGTAGTCGAAGAGCCGCGGCTCGTCGGGCAGGAAGGCGAGCTCGCGCTTGGCGGCCACGGGATCCTGGGCAATGTCGCAGCCCACGATGCGCACCGTGCCGTGCGTGGCCGGGAGCACACCGCCGAGGCAGCGCAGGGTGCTGGTCTTGCCTGCGCCGTTGGGGCCCACGAGCCCGAGCACCTCGCCCGGGCGCACGGCGAAGCTGAGATCGGTGACGGCGGTGAAGCTGCCGTACACCTTCGCCAGGTTCTGCACCTCGAGGACGGGCGGCGCTTCGGTCGCGAGAACGGGCTGCATGCGCGTCGAATTCTAGCGACAACCGCGCGCAACGCGAGGGGCGCTCAGTGCGCCTCGGCCCAGCTCTTGCCGCTCCCGAGGTCGACCTTCAGCGGCACGTCGAGCTGGGCGGCGCCTTCCATCGCGGCGCGCGTCACGCGCCCGAGCGCGTCGAGCTCGTCCACCGGCGCCTCGAACAAGAGCTCGTCGTGCACCTGCAGCAGCATGCGCGAGCGGAGCTTGTTCTTCGCCAGCGCCTCGTCCACGCGGAGCATGGCGCGCTTCACGATGTCGGCGGCGGTGCCCTGAATGGGCGCGTTCACGGCGATGCGCTCGGCCGCAGCGCGCAGCGCGAAGTTGCGCGAGGAGATGTCGGGCACCGGTCGGCGGCGGCCGTACAAGGTGCTCACCACCTCTTCTCGCTTGGCCTGGGCGATGGTCTCGTCGAGCCACTTGCGCACGCCCTGGTAGCGCTGGAAGTACTTGTCGATGATCACCTGCGCGTCGGCGCCGGGGATGTCGAGGCGGTGCGAGAGCCCGAAGCTCGTCTGCCCGTAGGCGATGCCGAAGTTCACGGCCTTTGCGGCGCGGCGCATCTCGGGCGTGACCTGGTCGAGCGCCACCCCGAAGACCTCGGCGGCGGTGCGGGTGTGCACGTCCTCGTCCTTCTTGAACGAGTCGGACAGCGCCTCGTCCTTGGAGAAGTGCGCGAGGATCCGCAGCTCGATCTGCGAGTAGTCGGCCGAGACCAGCTCCCAGCCCTCGCGCGCCACGAACGCCGCGCGGATCTGGCGGCCCTGCTCGGTGCGCACGGGGATGTTCTGAAGATTCGGATCATTTGAGCTCAAACGACCGGTCGCCGCGCCGATCATGTTGAACGTGGTGTGCACGCGATCGTCCGCGTCGCAGAGCGCGGGCAGGGTGTCCACGTAGGTGCTCTTCAGCTTCGAGAGCGAGCGGTGCTCGAGGATGATCTTCGGCAGCGGGTGGCTCTCGGCGAGCTTCTCCAGCGTCTCCTGGTCCACCGAGTTGCCGGTCTTGGTGCGGCGCTGCACGGGCAGCTTGAGCTCGTCGAAGAGCACCTGGCCGAGCTGCTGCGTCGAGCCCACCACGAACTCGTGGCCCGCCAATTGATATATCTCTTTGAGGAGCCGGTTCAGCTCCTTCTCCATGTCGGCGTCGAGCGAGGCGAGCAGCTTCTTGTCCACGCGGACGCCGTCGCGCTCCATCTCCGCGAGCACGCGCACCAGCGGCACCTCGAGCTCGCGGTAGAGCCCCATCAGCTGCTGGCGCTCGAGCTCGGGGAGGAAGAACGCGTGCAGCCGAAGCACCGCGTCGGCGCCGGCGCCGGCCCAGGCTGCGGCCTGCTCCACGAGCGCATCCGTGAGCGGTCGCGCCTTCTTGCCCGTCTCGAGCAGCTCGCCGGGGAGCTCGATGCGCAGCCGCTCGCGCGCCAGATCCGCGAGGTGGTGCTCGCGACGCGCGCTGTTCACCAGGAACGACGCGAGCTCCACGTCGCCTTTGATCCCGCGCAGCGTCACGCCGGCCTTGGCGAGCGCGTGCCAGTCGTCCTTCAAGCGATGACCGAGCTTTGGCGTGTCGCTCTCGAGCGCTGGCTTGAGCTTCTCGTAGACCGCGGCCTCGTTGAGCTGCTGCACGCCCAGGTAGCGATGGCCGAACGGCACATAGAACGTGCGTCCCTCGCCGAGCCCGAAGCCCAAGCCGATCGGCCGATCGCCGGGCTGCGCGACCACGCGAAGCGAGAACGTGCTCGCCTTGGCCAGCGCGTCGGCGAGCTCGGCGAGCGCCTCGGGCGTCTTCACGGTCACGGTGTTCAGCGCGGCGGGCGTGACGGCGGCCAGCGGCGGCGCGGGCAGATCGCGAATGAGCCGCGTGAACTCGAGCTCGGTGAACAGCTTGCGGCAGGCGTCGGCGTCGAGCGGCTCGCGCTTCAAGTCCGCGGGGCCGAAGTCGAGCGGCACGTCTTCCTTGAGCTTCACCAGCTCGCGGTTGCGCTTGAGCTGCTCGCGGCTCGCGCCGATCGACTCGCGCAGCTTGGGCTTTTCGATCTTCTCCCAGCCGGCGATGAGCGCGTCGAGCGAGCCGAAGTCTTGAATGAGCTTCGCGGCGGTCTTCGGTCCCACGCCGGTGATGCCCGGGATGTTGTCGATGGAGTCGCCGATGATGGCCATGTAGTCGACGACCTGATCCGGCCGCACGCCGAGCTTGGCCACGACCTCGTCCATGCCGGTCTTCTTCTCCATCATCGTGTCGTAGAGCTCGACGTCCGGCGTGACGAGCTGCATGAAATCCTTGTCGCCGGTGATGACCACGACCTTGAAGCCGTCGGCGACGGCGCGCTTGGTCAGCGTGCCGATGACGTCGTCCGCCTCGACGCCCTGCACCTCGAGGGTGCGCACGTTCAGCGCCTTGGCCACCTGGCGCACGAGGGGAAACTGCGACGCGAGATCGTCGGGCGGCGCGGTGCGGTTGGCCTTGTACTCGGGGTAGAGGTCGTCGCGGAACGTCTTGCCGCGCGCGTCGAACACCAGCGCCACGTGCGAGGGATCGCGCTCGCGCAGCGCCTTGAGCACCATGTTGGTGAAGCCGTAGACCGCGTTGGTGGCCACGCCCTTGCTCGTCGAGAGGCTGGGGATGGCGTGGTACGCGCGGTAGACGTAGGAGCTCGCGTCGATGAGCTCCAGCGTGGGCTTGGTGTTCTCGGCCATGGGGATGGATTAACCGCGGATCGGCCGCAGATCGCCAGCGCGAAACGTCAGACCGCGGATCCGGGTGCGAGCAGCGACAGGAGCACCGCCACCGCCACCGAGCCGAACATTCCCACCACGGAGATCGCCGCGAGCACGATCCACCCGGCTTGCGAGGCGCCGGACTCTTGCTCGCCCGCGTACGTCGCCTTCGCGCCGAGCGTGAGCACGCCGCTGAGCACGAGCAGGAAGCCCGCGACGCCGCCGCCGAGGTGTCCCAGCGCGCTGATGCCGGGCAAGAGCGAGATGACCGCATTCAAGCCGACGAGCCGGAGCAGCGACTGGCGCATGTTCCGCGCGGCCATGGGCGGGATGAGCATGTGCGGCCGCATCGCCAGCGCGAGCGCGCCCGTGATGAGCCCCCAGATGGCCCCCGAGGCGCCGAGCACGGCCTGGTTCGGCTGCAAGAGGCCCGTCAGAATCGAGCCGCCGAGCCCGCTCAGCGCGTAGAGCACCACGAAGCGCGGGCGGCCGAGCACCCGCTCGAGCAGCCGGCCGAGCGAGTACAGCACCCACATGTTCGAGGCGATGTGCATCAGGTTGCCGTGCAGGAACGTCGACGACCAGAGCCGCCAGATCTGTCCGTGCGCCTCGAGCTGCCCCACACCGACGCCCATGTTGTCGAGGTGAGGCAACGTCAACTGTAACAAGAATGTAAAGACGCAGGTGCCGATGATGATGTACGTCGCCCAGGGCTTCTGGCTGTTGAGGTTGGCGAAGAAGGCCCGCTCGAGCGCCACGGCGCGCTGCACCTCGGGCGGCGGCTCGGGCGGCTGCATCCAGGGCGGGGGCACGTAGCCGGGGTCGCTGGACTTCATTCCGCTTCCTTAACCTACTCGCGGCGTTTCTGCCTGCGTGCTAGGCACGCGCGACCTGGAGGGAACATGGAACGCGTCCAAGGCATCGGTGGTGTCTTCTTCAAGTGTCGCAGGCCGGAGCAGCTGCAGCGCTGGTACGAGAAGCACCTGGGCGTGCCCCTGCACAACGGCTACGTGCTCTTCTCCGCCAAGGCGAAGGACCAGACGCTCTGGGCACCGTTCCCGGCGAAGACCGACTACTTCAAGCCGAGCCGCGCACCGTTCATTATTAACTTTCGGGTTAATAACCTGGACCGCATGCTCGCCCAGCTGCGCAAGGCGAAGTGCAAGGTCGACGCGAAGGTTGAGGCCTCGGAGTTTGGCCGCTTCGGCTGGGTGATGGATCCCGAGGGCAACCGCGTGGAGCTCTGGGAGCCGCCGAAGAGGAAGCGCTAGCTTCCCATCCGCTTTCGGATCTCGGCTTCCATGCGTCGCACCACCTCTTCGAGGCCGAGATCCGTGGAGTCGAGGATCACCGCGTCGTGCGCGGCGCGCAGCGGTGCGACCTCGCGCATCGAGTCGTCACGGTCGCGCTGGCTCTGCTCGCTGAGCACCTTGTCCAGCTCCACCGGCTGGCCCTTGGCGAGCAGCTCCTTGTAGCGGCGCTGCGCGCGCTCGGCGCTGGCGGCGGTGAGGAAGAACTTCGCCTGCGCGTCGGGGAAGACCACGGTGCCGATGTCGCGCCCCTCGAGGATGGCGCCGGTCTTGGCCGCGCGCGCGAGGCGGCGCTGCATCTCCAGCAGTCCGTCGCGAACGACCGGACGCGCGCTCACCGCGCTCGCCGCCTTGCTCATCTCCGGCGTGCGGATGGCGGCAGAGACGTCTTCGTCGCCGTTCCAGCCGTGCAGGTAGACCTTGTTCTCGTCGCCCTGGAACTCGAAGTGCAGCTCGAGCGTGGGGAGCAAGTGCGCGAGCGCCGCGTCATCGTCATAGGCGATGCTCTGGCGAGAGGCCGCGAGCGCCACGGTTCTGTAGATCGCCCCGGTGTCCACGAGCGCGAAGCTGAGCTTCTTGGCGAGCGCCTTGGAGACGGTGCTCTTGCCCGCGCCCGCGGGTCCGTCGATGGCCACGATGAACGGACCGGAGCTGGCCACGCTCACTCCTCGAGGAACGGACCGAGCCGACGGAAGCGCTCGTAGCGATCGCGCACCAGCGCGGGGCCGTCGAGCGCGGAGAGCTCCTGCAGGTGCCGCCGCAGCGCGCGCCCCAGGTTCTGCGCGGTGTGCGAAGGATCGCGGTGCGCGCCGCCCGCCGATTCGCGCACCACCTCGTCCACCACGCCGAAGCCCATCAGGTCGTTGGCGGTGAGCCGCAGCGACTCGGCCACCTTCTCGGCCTTGGAGCTGTCGCGATAGAGGATGGCGCTCGCCGACTCCGGCGCGATGACGCAGTACCAGCTGTGCTCGAGCATCAGCACGCGGTTGCCCACGCCCACCGCGAGCGCGCCGCCCGAGCCGCCCTCGCCGATGATGGTGCAGAGCACCGGCACCTCGAGGCGCGACATCACCTCCAGGCACACCGCGATCGCTTCTGCCTGGCCGCGCTCTTCGGCGCCGATGCCGGGGTACGCGCCGGGCGTGTCGATGAAGGTGAAGAGCGGCCGCCTGAAGCGGTTGGCCAGCTCCATCACGCGCTCCGCCTTCCGGTAGCCCTCGGGACGGGGCATGCCGAAGTTGCGGTGCATGTTCTCCTTGGTGTTGCGGCCCTTCTGGTGGCCGATGACGGCCACGGGGATTCCGTCGAACCGCGCGAAGCCGGCGATGATCGACGGATCCTCGGCGAAGCTGCGATCGCCGTGCAGCTCGTAGAAGTCCGTGAAGAGGAAGTTCAGGTAGTCCTGCGTGTACGGGCGGTCCGGGTGACGCGAGAGCTGCACCACCTGCCAGCGGGTGAGGTCACTGAAGATCTCGGCCTGGAGCTTGCGGGCCTTGCGCTCGAGCTTGACGATCTCGTCGGCAAAGTCGACGGAGCCGCCGTACGAGAGCGTCTTGAGCTCCTCGATCTTCCGCTCCAATTCGATGAGCGGCTTCTCGAATTCCAGCGCGTAGCGAGGGGACGCCATGGGCGCGTCGGAAGTAGCACGCGCGCCCGGCCCCTTCAAGGACGCTCGTCAGCGACCGCCCTGGGTCAGCACCACCGGATAACGCACGTCGACGACGCCGCCGCCGAGCGGCTTGGGGAAGAGCATGCGGGCGAAGCGCTCGCGGAGGCAGGCGTCGAGCTCGTTGTCCTGCGCGCTGCTCGCGGCGACGTTGGCCTGGATCACGCTGCCCTCGGCGCCGATGACGAAGTGCATGTCCACGCGGCCGGTGAGCGAGGGATTCCGCACCAGCGCCTGGTCGTAGCAGTAG
It encodes:
- a CDS encoding alpha/beta fold hydrolase, whose translation is MPVTPKDVIWRDGIAQLYRFRPAVGAPRDAKALPVLLVPSIINRWYVLDLRPTATLAGALVKAGLDVYCLDWGAPEDEDRFLNWDDLQARLGRAVRKTLRDAGTKKLSMLGYCMGATLASIYAALHNEEIGGLVNLAGPIDFSQGGFLAHMTDKRWFDPEAIASAGNMGAAQMQAGFAALRPTLNVAKWVGWLDRAHLPEARESFDALESWSGDNIAFPAAAYATYIRELYQENRLVRGEHFVAGQRVSLGKITCPILTVVAEKDTICPPPAAKALNEHSGSSDAQVLAVPGGHVGAVVGGKAATLLYPALARWFGARTRSALRNAKSQL
- a CDS encoding SDR family oxidoreductase — translated: MQLKDLKIIVTGAARGMGAHFAKRLAEAGAKVAAGDVAEDALKELAPHGIKTRKLDVSNEADVEAFVAWAHQELGGLNGLINNAGILRDGLLVKKDKTTGEIKKLSTADWNAVIGVNLSGATFMVRETVAKMAASGEKGVIVNMSSVARHGNRGQSNYVSAKAALAANTLTWAREFAPFGIRVGAIAPGMIETPMTQGMNQKARDALVANVPVGRIGVPEDIWLAVKFVLECDYFDGRTIDVDGGLAM
- a CDS encoding ABC transporter ATP-binding protein, translating into MQPVLATEAPPVLEVQNLAKVYGSFTAVTDLSFAVRPGEVLGLVGPNGAGKTSTLRCLGGVLPATHGTVRIVGCDIAQDPVAAKRELAFLPDEPRLFDYLTVREHLNLVARLYGVADWEAHADSLLEELELREKQNVLPGELSRGMKQKLTIACGFLHSPRLVLLDEPLTGLDPLGIRKMKQSLKKRSEEGTSIVLSSHLLHLVEELCHRILIIANGKLVVLGTLEEIRARLGEQAGEGASLEELFIRITAKDGAA
- the polA gene encoding DNA polymerase I translates to MAENTKPTLELIDASSYVYRAYHAIPSLSTSKGVATNAVYGFTNMVLKALRERDPSHVALVFDARGKTFRDDLYPEYKANRTAPPDDLASQFPLVRQVAKALNVRTLEVQGVEADDVIGTLTKRAVADGFKVVVITGDKDFMQLVTPDVELYDTMMEKKTGMDEVVAKLGVRPDQVVDYMAIIGDSIDNIPGITGVGPKTAAKLIQDFGSLDALIAGWEKIEKPKLRESIGASREQLKRNRELVKLKEDVPLDFGPADLKREPLDADACRKLFTELEFTRLIRDLPAPPLAAVTPAALNTVTVKTPEALAELADALAKASTFSLRVVAQPGDRPIGLGFGLGEGRTFYVPFGHRYLGVQQLNEAAVYEKLKPALESDTPKLGHRLKDDWHALAKAGVTLRGIKGDVELASFLVNSARREHHLADLARERLRIELPGELLETGKKARPLTDALVEQAAAWAGAGADAVLRLHAFFLPELERQQLMGLYRELEVPLVRVLAEMERDGVRVDKKLLASLDADMEKELNRLLKEIYQLAGHEFVVGSTQQLGQVLFDELKLPVQRRTKTGNSVDQETLEKLAESHPLPKIILEHRSLSKLKSTYVDTLPALCDADDRVHTTFNMIGAATGRLSSNDPNLQNIPVRTEQGRQIRAAFVAREGWELVSADYSQIELRILAHFSKDEALSDSFKKDEDVHTRTAAEVFGVALDQVTPEMRRAAKAVNFGIAYGQTSFGLSHRLDIPGADAQVIIDKYFQRYQGVRKWLDETIAQAKREEVVSTLYGRRRPVPDISSRNFALRAAAERIAVNAPIQGTAADIVKRAMLRVDEALAKNKLRSRMLLQVHDELLFEAPVDELDALGRVTRAAMEGAAQLDVPLKVDLGSGKSWAEAH
- a CDS encoding rhomboid family intramembrane serine protease encodes the protein MKSSDPGYVPPPWMQPPEPPPEVQRAVALERAFFANLNSQKPWATYIIIGTCVFTFLLQLTLPHLDNMGVGVGQLEAHGQIWRLWSSTFLHGNLMHIASNMWVLYSLGRLLERVLGRPRFVVLYALSGLGGSILTGLLQPNQAVLGASGAIWGLITGALALAMRPHMLIPPMAARNMRQSLLRLVGLNAVISLLPGISALGHLGGGVAGFLLVLSGVLTLGAKATYAGEQESGASQAGWIVLAAISVVGMFGSVAVAVLLSLLAPGSAV
- a CDS encoding VOC family protein, which produces MERVQGIGGVFFKCRRPEQLQRWYEKHLGVPLHNGYVLFSAKAKDQTLWAPFPAKTDYFKPSRAPFIINFRVNNLDRMLAQLRKAKCKVDAKVEASEFGRFGWVMDPEGNRVELWEPPKRKR
- a CDS encoding (d)CMP kinase, which gives rise to MASSGPFIVAIDGPAGAGKSTVSKALAKKLSFALVDTGAIYRTVALAASRQSIAYDDDAALAHLLPTLELHFEFQGDENKVYLHGWNGDEDVSAAIRTPEMSKAASAVSARPVVRDGLLEMQRRLARAAKTGAILEGRDIGTVVFPDAQAKFFLTAASAERAQRRYKELLAKGQPVELDKVLSEQSQRDRDDSMREVAPLRAAHDAVILDSTDLGLEEVVRRMEAEIRKRMGS
- a CDS encoding acetyl-CoA carboxylase carboxyltransferase subunit alpha; translated protein: MASPRYALEFEKPLIELERKIEELKTLSYGGSVDFADEIVKLERKARKLQAEIFSDLTRWQVVQLSRHPDRPYTQDYLNFLFTDFYELHGDRSFAEDPSIIAGFARFDGIPVAVIGHQKGRNTKENMHRNFGMPRPEGYRKAERVMELANRFRRPLFTFIDTPGAYPGIGAEERGQAEAIAVCLEVMSRLEVPVLCTIIGEGGSGGALAVGVGNRVLMLEHSWYCVIAPESASAILYRDSSKAEKVAESLRLTANDLMGFGVVDEVVRESAGGAHRDPSHTAQNLGRALRRHLQELSALDGPALVRDRYERFRRLGPFLEE